A region of Moorena producens PAL-8-15-08-1 DNA encodes the following proteins:
- a CDS encoding cupin domain-containing protein: protein MSVLAKILKPYSEQKFLEYHWTSKAVFIPSEDETKFADLFSWQKLTDLLNFHQFKYPELRLALDGKVLEEKENANLIKWCQSGATLIIDKVHKLVPEITNFTSEVRQDLGYSAQVNSYCSWPSQQGFSCHYDTHDVFILQIDGNKEWYVFTDTLKYPLTEQKSASETPPEGEPYLKCTLTPGDVLYIPRGHWHYAVALDQPSLHLTLGIHCQTGVDFLDWLVSELRENEAWRKNLPLRFDAAPLDQSIDNLIENFKEYLTNSDIQERYNCYLDGLVKPLARYSLPTQAGFNIFPNGVETRFSNPKFKRLKILHLPNDNGYKIIVSGKEIALRGVTDSLVENLFTRETFTGSDVMTWLPDFDWEVDVAPLLTHLVTEGIIFVDSRV, encoded by the coding sequence ATCCTCAAGCCTTATAGTGAGCAGAAATTCCTAGAATACCATTGGACGAGTAAAGCAGTATTTATCCCAAGTGAGGACGAAACGAAGTTTGCTGATCTATTTTCTTGGCAAAAACTCACCGATCTGCTGAATTTCCATCAATTCAAGTATCCGGAGCTGCGCTTAGCCTTAGATGGCAAAGTTTTGGAGGAAAAGGAAAACGCCAATCTAATCAAGTGGTGCCAATCAGGGGCAACTCTAATCATCGACAAGGTACATAAACTAGTACCAGAAATTACTAACTTCACCTCAGAAGTTAGACAAGATTTAGGCTATAGTGCTCAAGTCAATTCCTATTGTTCATGGCCCAGTCAACAGGGATTTTCCTGTCACTACGATACTCACGATGTCTTTATCTTGCAAATAGACGGAAACAAGGAATGGTACGTATTTACCGATACTCTAAAATACCCGTTGACTGAGCAAAAATCAGCGTCTGAAACACCTCCGGAAGGGGAGCCTTACTTGAAGTGTACCCTTACCCCTGGTGATGTGTTGTATATACCCCGTGGACATTGGCACTATGCTGTTGCTCTCGATCAACCGTCACTACATTTAACCCTAGGCATTCATTGCCAGACTGGTGTGGATTTTTTAGACTGGTTGGTTAGTGAGTTACGGGAGAATGAAGCCTGGCGTAAAAATTTGCCACTGCGGTTCGATGCTGCTCCATTAGATCAGTCGATTGATAACTTAATCGAAAATTTTAAAGAATACCTTACTAACAGTGATATCCAGGAACGATATAACTGTTATCTTGATGGCTTAGTCAAGCCACTAGCTAGATACTCTCTACCTACGCAAGCAGGATTTAATATATTTCCCAATGGTGTAGAGACTAGGTTTAGCAATCCCAAATTTAAACGCCTCAAAATTTTACATCTGCCAAATGACAATGGCTACAAAATTATCGTTTCAGGTAAAGAAATCGCTTTGAGAGGAGTAACTGACTCCTTGGTGGAAAATTTATTCACCAGAGAGACGTTTACCGGTAGTGATGTCATGACATGGTTACCAGATTTCGATTGGGAGGTTGATGTCGCTCCTCTTTTAACCCACTTAGTTACTGAAGGAATTATTTTTGTTGACTCCAGAGTATAA
- a CDS encoding sucrase ferredoxin yields the protein MSTFFCADHSQQLAEDIIGSGTNYQVYVLVECRQPWLSNAMDSKYIPENLRSLVDEVKHRKLPVRFLLIANNKTLKADQTKLLIYSHNGEARLKGYSKLEFDVTNLGEVAGIVRQFLAGETPNCVTQDSDTRDILVCTHGSHDVCCARYGNPFYAKALATVAELSLTNVRLWKASHFGGHRFAPTAIDFPDGRYYGVLDQDSFKSILIRSGEIECFNRIYRGWGILPTKIQVLERELILRYGWNWFKHKVGGSIIKEDANQNSIQAEISFEKPNGLIYHCRAELIKDESKTLQLKGSCGAQKESVFVKYTIKNLCLYSELLEILPVYQPQMAS from the coding sequence ATGAGCACTTTTTTTTGTGCTGACCATTCACAGCAGTTAGCCGAAGATATTATCGGTAGTGGCACTAATTACCAAGTGTATGTTTTAGTAGAATGCCGCCAACCGTGGCTGTCTAATGCCATGGATTCTAAGTATATTCCAGAGAATCTTAGGAGTTTGGTGGATGAGGTGAAGCACCGTAAGCTGCCAGTAAGATTCCTGCTGATTGCTAATAATAAAACCCTAAAAGCCGATCAGACTAAGCTTTTGATTTATAGTCACAACGGTGAGGCCAGGTTAAAAGGGTACAGCAAGCTAGAGTTTGATGTGACTAATCTTGGTGAGGTAGCTGGGATTGTCAGACAATTCTTAGCTGGAGAAACGCCAAACTGTGTCACACAAGACAGTGACACTAGAGACATTTTAGTTTGCACCCACGGTAGCCATGATGTGTGTTGCGCCAGGTATGGTAATCCTTTTTACGCCAAAGCCTTAGCTACTGTTGCTGAGTTATCCTTAACCAATGTCAGACTCTGGAAAGCTAGCCACTTTGGTGGTCATCGGTTTGCTCCCACTGCGATTGATTTCCCAGATGGAAGATACTACGGTGTTTTAGATCAAGATTCATTTAAATCAATTTTAATCCGTAGTGGTGAGATTGAATGCTTCAATCGAATTTATCGAGGTTGGGGAATTCTACCGACTAAAATTCAGGTATTGGAAAGGGAACTTATCCTCCGCTACGGATGGAATTGGTTTAAGCACAAAGTTGGTGGTTCAATTATTAAGGAAGATGCGAATCAGAATTCTATTCAAGCTGAGATCAGCTTTGAAAAACCTAATGGCTTGATTTACCATTGTCGTGCTGAATTGATTAAAGATGAAAGTAAGACATTGCAGCTGAAAGGGTCTTGTGGTGCTCAGAAAGAGTCAGTGTTTGTTAAATATACTATCAAGAATCTCTGCCTTTACTCGGAATTGCTGGAAATTCTTCCAGTTTATCAACCGCAGATGGCAAGCTAA
- a CDS encoding GNAT family N-acetyltransferase, producing MTTIEVRPVKNKQELEDMYHQRWLVFRKPLGMEKGTEQDQYESSAFHLVAICNNQVIGSARLRELSPGLGTIAYVGLLPEFRHQGIGTKLIETLIEKAKANNLKALRLMTRINALGFYSRLGFIADGEPFDYVGISHQFMYLNI from the coding sequence ATGACGACTATTGAAGTGCGTCCTGTTAAGAATAAACAAGAGTTAGAGGATATGTACCACCAGCGGTGGCTTGTCTTCAGAAAACCCTTAGGTATGGAGAAAGGAACAGAACAAGACCAGTACGAAAGTAGTGCTTTTCATCTCGTTGCTATCTGTAATAATCAGGTAATTGGTTCAGCAAGATTAAGAGAATTGTCTCCCGGATTGGGCACTATTGCCTACGTTGGACTATTACCTGAATTTCGTCACCAAGGCATCGGCACCAAACTGATCGAGACATTAATTGAAAAAGCCAAAGCAAACAATCTCAAGGCTTTAAGACTAATGACTAGAATTAATGCCCTAGGTTTCTATAGTCGCCTTGGTTTTATAGCTGACGGTGAGCCATTTGATTATGTTGGCATCAGCCACCAATTTATGTACCTTAATATCTAG
- a CDS encoding alpha/beta fold hydrolase: MNGIKTNYQAAVYLNTDLQGSGFPILCLHGHPASSQCLSVFTQHLSQRFWTISPDLRGYGKSPADRAFQMTDHLTDLESLLDYYKIDRCLILGWSLGGILGMELALKLPQRVTGLILIATAARPWGNHPPISWQDNLYTGIAGVLNWLQPGWQWNIDTFGKRSLFRYLIQQHTTSTYQYIAKHAISAYLQTSQAATAALNTAIRAGYNRLPDLQQIQCPSLVLAGAADRHITAASSRETAQHLKDSQWQCYDNTAHLFPWEIPDQVLKDIDNWISNNPQVVCQN, encoded by the coding sequence ATGAATGGGATTAAAACAAACTATCAAGCAGCAGTATATCTCAACACTGACCTCCAGGGGTCAGGATTCCCAATTCTCTGCCTTCACGGTCATCCAGCCTCAAGTCAGTGCCTTTCAGTTTTTACCCAACATCTATCCCAGAGGTTCTGGACTATCAGCCCTGATTTGCGAGGATATGGTAAAAGTCCAGCTGATCGCGCTTTTCAGATGACCGACCACTTGACTGACTTGGAATCCCTGCTCGACTACTACAAAATTGACCGCTGTTTGATACTGGGTTGGTCTTTAGGGGGAATTTTGGGAATGGAGCTTGCCCTGAAGCTACCTCAGAGAGTCACGGGTTTAATTTTAATCGCCACAGCCGCTCGACCTTGGGGTAATCATCCCCCCATTAGTTGGCAGGATAATCTCTATACCGGGATCGCTGGTGTCTTAAATTGGTTACAACCAGGATGGCAGTGGAATATTGACACATTTGGTAAGCGATCGCTTTTTCGATACCTGATCCAACAACACACAACCAGCACCTACCAGTATATTGCCAAGCACGCCATATCAGCCTATTTACAGACCTCCCAAGCCGCTACAGCAGCACTCAACACTGCCATTAGGGCTGGGTATAACCGTTTGCCAGACTTACAGCAGATTCAATGTCCCTCCCTGGTCTTAGCAGGAGCTGCTGATCGCCATATTACCGCAGCATCAAGTCGAGAAACCGCTCAACATCTTAAGGATAGCCAATGGCAATGCTATGACAATACTGCTCACTTGTTTCCTTGGGAAATCCCGGATCAGGTGTTAAAAGATATTGACAACTGGATTAGCAATAATCCGCAAGTTGTCTGTCAGAATTAA